Below is a genomic region from Lemur catta isolate mLemCat1 chromosome 15, mLemCat1.pri, whole genome shotgun sequence.
CCCCTACTCACTCAGCCCTGGGAGGTGACTGAGAGTGGAGGGGACTCAAGGGTGAGTGCTTGGGGCCCGAGTACCTGGGTCactgagtgggggtggggaaggaagtaAATGCAGGTACTGAGGGGGCAGAATCCCTGAGGGGGGCAGGGGTTTGGGGGAAGCTGGCCAGGGGTCGAGGCCACTGTGTGGGTCACCTCACTAAGTAGCTTCCTgcctggatgcagagaccatTGAGCTGTGAGACTCACAGTCtacagcccccagcccccaccctatATTATTTCTCAAGAACCCAATATGGGATCTGGAGAGATCTGACTCTcctgctgactttttttttttttttttttttttttaattgagatggagtctcactctgttacctgggctagagtgccgtggcatcagcttagctcacagcaacctcatagtcctggctcaagcgattctcctgcctcagccttcctagtagctgggattataggcacgcaccaccaccatgccaggctaatttttctatttttagtagagacggggtctcgctcttgctcaggctggtcttgaactcctgagctcaagcaatcttcccgcctcggcctcccagagtgctaggattacaggcacgagccactatgcccagccaccTACTGACTTCTGAAGGGAATTTGGGGGCTCTCCTGTCTCCCAGCCCTGACCCTGAAGCCTTCTTGGGATTGCGGCCTCCTTCCCCgagggaggaagagaagccaggccccaggccagggtCCTGGCCTTATTGGTCCTATTCTTCAGTCTGCTCTCCTGGccacctccccaggcctcctggcAGGACCCAGGTCTCCACCTGGGCCCCGCTCTGTTACCAGCCCTGGGGGCAGGTAGGGATAAGAggatgggaggcaggagagaccaTGCAGGAGCCTTCTCGTCTCCGGCAGTCAGAGGCTCCAGGAATCTTGATGGCAGGAAAAGGAGACTAAAAATAATCCGGAAAGGGAGAGTCCGGAGGGAGGAACTGGGAAGTGGGGGGCGGAGGGCCGGCTGGAGCAGGGAAACAGTGATGCATCCCTCGGAGCCCAGGCCCGGCACACACTGTGCCCAGATAGCACagcacacacatcacacataGATACTGTCACCCCGATCTTGAGCACTCACACCGCATACTCCTTAATGGGCTGCACACCATGCACTGTACACTGCACCCTCCCACTGTGTATCTGCCCAGAGAGCACAGACAAGCGCACTGCCACAACTCACCATGCAGCCCCCACTCACATAACACTAGAGACGGCACATGCTCAAAGCACACACAAGCCTCCACGACACACACCACGGACACACAGCTCATCGGGCAGACACGGAGGCCTACACTGACAGCAGAATTCGCCTCACTGATCGTCTGATTCTCTGGTACCCTCGCCCCCAACCTGGGTCTCCACCTAGCCACCGACCTCCTGCCTCACTGTCTGCTCTGGCCTGACTGTGGCAGCAGGAAGGTCCAGGggcctcaaaaaatgaaataaggagGGGTGAGaggtggagaagagagaagacagtgggaatcagaaggaaagagggaggtgTGCCAGCCTTCCCTCCTGACTCCAAAATCATGGCTTCAGATGGCCTCAGTCTACCCACCTAGGGTGCACTAAGggtctctccccctcccttctcttcaGGGGATGACTCCAGCAGAGTACCCCACTCCTTTGAAGAGCTCAGAGGAAGATGTCGGCCCAGTCTCTTCCTGCGGCAACACCCCCTACGCAGAAGCCCCCTCGGATCATCCGCCCCCGCCCCCCTTCTCGACCCCGAGTTGCCCAGTCCCCAGGGCCTCCCCACAACGGTTCCTCTCCACAAGAACTTCCCCGAGCCGCCAATGATGCACCAACGCCAATGTGCACCCCTATCTTCTGGGAGCCGCCAGCTGCATCCCTCAAGCCCCCTGCCCTTTTGCCCCCCTCATCTAGAGCCAGCCTTGACTCCCAGACTTTCCCAGACTCAGCTTCCAGCACCCCCAGTCCAGTGTCCCGGCGCTCTGTCTCCCCAGAACCTGCTCCCCGGTCTCCAGTGCCCCCACCCAAGCCCTCCGGGTCACCCTGCACGTCTCTACCCCTGCTCCCCACGGCTGGGGGCCTGGTGCAGGATGGCtctgcctcagcccctggcaCTGTGCGGAGACTGGCTGGCAGGTTTGAATGCGGGGCTgaaggcagggcccaggctgcaGACACCCTGGAACCAGGTCCCCAAGGGGGAGCCGATGTGAATGGGGAGAGAGAGGCTCCCCTCACCGGGACTGGGTCCCTGGAGAACGGTGCTCCGGGTAAGTGtgtggtggggctggggtggcctTAATCCATCCcatcttctttgtttttaacatgttTTCAATACTTTTAGGGGCTAGCTTTTCAAAAATGGATTTCATGTTTGGAAAATCTGGTTTCTGTATTTCTGGAGTTAGAAGAGAGTCAGGGTGGAGGAGATCTATAGATGCCTGGGGCTGGGCCTCGATGTTCAGGTTGCTGGGCAGGTTAAGCATTGGAGGCacctgggtggggtggggctgggccccaAAGGCTTCCTTCTTAGGACACGTGTCTCCCACAGATGCTGCTCTGGgctgccctccctgctgcccctgtgTCTGCCATGCAGCCCGGCCTGGCCTGGAGCTCCGATGGGTACCTGTGGGGGGCAAGGAGGAGGGCCCCAGGGTCCCCTGCCGGGCCTCGCCCCTGCGGGCTTCCCGCTCCCGCCCCAGCCCTCCAAGTATCGGTCACCCCCCAGTCGTCCTCACATCCTACCGCTCCACTGCCGAGCACAAACTCCTGCCACCTCTCAAGCCCCCCAAACCAACTCGGGTCAGGCAGGACGCTACCATCTCTGGGGACCCTCCACAGTTAGATCTGGATCTGCTTTCCGAAGATGGAATCCAAACAGGTGCAGGGCCTGGGGAGCGGACCTCTGGGCTATGAAGGGACAGGGTGGGGGGGGGTCTAAAACCCAATGGACTACAACCCCCAAGAGGCCCTGGGCTCTTTGTTCCTCTACCAGCTGCTGCTCTGGGGCTGAGAGGAATTGTAGTTCTCATAGTGACAGTCTCTGCTGGGGCTGGAGTCAGcagtgctgggctgggggtgCCAGGGGGTTGTTCTCTTCACTCTGGCTTCTCTCTCCAGGCGACAGTCCTGACGAAGCTCCTCAGAATGCTCCTCCAGCAACCACGGAGGGAAGGTACCAAACGCCCCCACGCTTAGTCCCCCTTCTCTCCCCGCCATGGTCCTACCCGAGGGCAGACTAACCTTTAGGTCGGGCTAAATCCCACCTCCATGAAGGCACAGGGGAGCAGGGCCAGCGCTCTAGAAACAAGCAGCCCTGGtttctaatcccagctctgtcccttatTAGTTACGTGACCTCACACAAATCCTTAGCCTTTCTGGTTGTCAGTGtcctcatccatgaaatggggGTAATCACAGTGACTGCTCACAGCGTCACGGGGGTCTGCTGTTGGTAAAGTGCTGGGCCCATAGCGAGTGCtccatttccttcccttccctcaccTTGGGCCTCTATTGCGATTACTGCCCCCAAATCCATTTAGCAATCACGTCCATCTCTTCTGTGTTATCTGGCCTTAATCATCTCAGATTCACCATCATGATCAGAGGTAATCTGGGTCcgctcatttattcaacaaacatttactagtATGGTTTTTAGCTTGAGTGAATGGCTGTGTGGTGGTGCTGTGACCAGAAGAGGGGAGACAGAGCTGCAGGTGCTGGTGCGGAGGTGTAAGAGTTTGCATTTGATCATGTTGAGCTTCACTGAGGCACAAATAGGCCATTGCAGACAATGATTGCTACAAGAGAGGGCTGAGATAGAGACTTGGTAGTctctggtacacagtaggtgagATAACAGGAATGGATGTGTCCCACTTAGTTCACGGCCTCCACTCCAACAAGCACATAAAAAAACTGGGGTTTGGGTGGGGAGCTGTCAGGGTCCCTGTGTCACCTGCATGCTGATTTCCCTCCTGGTATCAGGTGAATAGCACCCCTGGGGTGCACTACAGCAGTGGCCCAGGGGACTcccatccccttctctctccaCAGGGATGAGGACAGGCTGGAGGGGCTGAAGGAGCAGAACTGGGAGCTGCCCTTGCAGGATGGTGAGAGCCTcgggcctggggggtccctgcTGAGACCATCAAGCAGCGGGGAAGGGTTGTGGACACTGGACTTCCCTGAGGTGCTATGTCTGCCCTCTAGAACCTCTGTACCAGACCTACCGAGCAGCCGTGCTGTCAGAGGAGCTGTGGGGGGTTGGTGAGGATGGGGCTCCCTCTCCAGCAAATGCTGGGGAAGCTCCCACCTTTGCACGGCCCCCTGGACCTCGCAACACCCTGTGGCAGGAGCTTCCTGCTGTGCAAGCCAGCGGCCTCCTGGACACCCTCAGCCCCCAGGAGAGGCGCATGCAGGAGGTGGGCACATCTGGGGTTCAGCCGCGTGGGCCAGGCATAGGGGAGGAGGGTGACCAGGGTCCTTGGCTGGCACAGAGCTGGGCTTTCCACTACTGCCCTGCTCTTCTCCCTAGAGCCTGTTCGAGGTGGTGACATCTGAGGCCTCTTACCTGCGCTCCCTGCGGCTGCTGACTGACACCTTCGTGCTGAGCCAGGCACTCCGGGACACGCTCACACCCCGCGATCACCACACGCTCTTCTCCAATGTGCAGCGAGTCCAGGAAGTCAGTGAGCGGTCAGTGGGGTCCCGTCATCCCAGGAGACCTGGCCCCGGGCTGCTGAGCACCCCCTTACCTTTCTCCCGGGCCCAGAGTGGGCCCAGTTAGTTGCCAGCTCTTTGCTCAAGAACCTCGGGGACCTGGCTCTCTGCCCCCTCCAGTGCTTGCTTCCCTGCTCCTTCAGGTTTCTGGGAACGTTACTGTCCCGTGTACGCTCTTCCCCCCACATCAGCGACCTGTGTGACGTGGTGCATGCCCACGCTGTGGGTCCTTTCTCGGTGTATGTGGATTACGTGCGGAACCAGCAGTACCAGGAAGAGACCTACAGTCGCCTTATGTGAGTGTCCCAGAGGTGAGGGAGGAAGCTGGGGTGAAGGGAGGGCTGGAGGCCACAGCAGGCTGGGGCAGCTGAGACGCCAGGCAGCTGCTAGCCGCCAGGGCCTGCTCCTGCAGGGACACGAACGTGCGCTTCTCTGCCGAGCTGCGTCGGCTGCAGAGCCTCCCTAAGTGTGAGCGGCTCCCGCTGCCGtccttcctgcttctgcccttCCAGCGCATCACCCGGCTCCGCATGCTGCTGCAGGTACCGTCCTGGCTTGGGGCCCTTTCTGCCCCACCAAGTCCATTGGAGAACTGCCCCCAGGGCCCCTTGTCCAGCCATCACCATTTCCTGCTCCACCATTAACACAGAAATTCCTCAAATCACGACTCCTAATCTGTGCCTCTCAGTCCAGGACCCACCAAGCCCGACCTGGAGCTGCCCAAATGCTCAGGAGGCAGAACGGGTGCAGGAAAAGTGTCTCTGGCTGAAACCATGAGTTCTAGActtagctctgccactaactagatGAGCGACATAGGGcaagtcccttcctctctctgggtctcagggGCATTGTGGTGAGTGGTCTTTGAGGTGTCCTGCAGGTATATTGCTCTACCTGCATGCCTTCACACTAGGGTGATATCACTTCCAAGGGGGCAAAAATGGGTTCTTGGAGGTGAAAAAAATCTTAGACATCCCAAAGGTTGTGGTACTCCAAAGGGCCCTGGTGCATAAACAGATTCACAGgtgagcgcggtggctcacacctgtaatcctagcactctgggaggccaaggcgagaggatcgtttgagctcaggagttagagaccagcctgagcaagagcgagacccccgtctctacaaaaaatagacaaatcaactgggcatggtggcatgcacctgtagccccagatactcaagagcctgaggcagaaggattgcttgagcccaggagtttgaggttacagtgagctatgacagtgcCACtatgcactctagccaaggtgacagagtaagaccttgtctcaaaacaaaaacaaatcagattCACAGTATATCTGTAgatggtgggggatgggggacaTTTAGGGAAAATTGTCCAAAAAAGCCTCCTTAGTGTGGtgatactgaaaaaaaaaaaagttgggaaaCACTCTGTTATTGCAAAGTAGAGACTCCTCCCTAACCAGGTCACCCACTGTAGGGCTCTGTATGTGAAAAGTCCCCAACTAGATTATCAGCTTCTCTGTGTCTTACTCAGCCTCAGCCATCCCCAGTGTAgacaataaaatgataataaagataCTAATCACAGTAGCTCAACAGCTATCGATGTGCTGATCTAGGTATGGTTCTAAATGCTAGTAGCTACCTGTGTGAACTTACTGACAATTGTGTGAGGGCAGGAACTATTATTtaccctactttacagatgagaaaactgaggcacagattaaatgacttgcccaggttAAGCAGAAATAATGGATAGAAACACAATTGTAATCCAGGCCCCCTGAACCACTCTGCTATGGTGTTTGCACTAACAGTTGtggttaataattattaaaataatagcaaccCTTTTTTCAGCAGttactatgtgccaaggactATGCTAAACACTTGACATATGTTACCTccttgaatcctcacaacaatgcTATTGATATACTAGATGGGTATtgtcccccattttacagatggggaaactgaagctcagagaggtaacaTGACGTGCTCAGGGTTGTGCAGAAGGCAAGTGATGAAGTCTCTCAGCCTTGCTGAAGCTGGTCCCTGAGCCCTGTGAGCCCCAAACTGAGCATTTCATCAATGCAGGCAGGGGCCTCTGAGCTGTGGCCCCTCTGAATCCCACGGCCACAGAGCAGGGGGCCCAGTCACTCTTCCTCTTTGTCCCCAGAATATCCTGCGTCAGACAGAGGAGGGGTCCAGCCGCCAGGAGAATGCTCAGAAGGCCCTGGGTGCTGTCAGCAAGGTGGGCAGGAAGGAAGCTGAAGCTGGGAGAGGTGACAGGGTGgtagggagaaagggaagggcaTGGGGGCTGGCCACTGGGTGAGTGACTTAGCTCCCCGTGCCCAGATCATTGAGCGTTGCAGCGCAGAGGTGGGGCGTATGAAGCAGACTGAAGAGCTGATCCGGCTCACCCAAAGGCTGCGCTTCCACAAAGTCAAGGTGGGTCCCTGCCCAGACTCTCCATCTTGCCTTCCCCACGGTGCTGCGGAGC
It encodes:
- the ARHGEF15 gene encoding rho guanine nucleotide exchange factor 15 gives rise to the protein MSAQSLPAATPPTQKPPRIIRPRPPSRPRVAQSPGPPHNGSSPQELPRAANDAPTPMCTPIFWEPPAASLKPPALLPPSSRASLDSQTFPDSASSTPSPVSRRSVSPEPAPRSPVPPPKPSGSPCTSLPLLPTAGGLVQDGSASAPGTVRRLAGRFECGAEGRAQAADTLEPGPQGGADVNGEREAPLTGTGSLENGAPDAALGCPPCCPCVCHAARPGLELRWVPVGGKEEGPRVPCRASPLRASRSRPSPPSIGHPPVVLTSYRSTAEHKLLPPLKPPKPTRVRQDATISGDPPQLDLDLLSEDGIQTGDSPDEAPQNAPPATTEGRDEDRLEGLKEQNWELPLQDEPLYQTYRAAVLSEELWGVGEDGAPSPANAGEAPTFARPPGPRNTLWQELPAVQASGLLDTLSPQERRMQESLFEVVTSEASYLRSLRLLTDTFVLSQALRDTLTPRDHHTLFSNVQRVQEVSERFLGTLLSRVRSSPHISDLCDVVHAHAVGPFSVYVDYVRNQQYQEETYSRLMDTNVRFSAELRRLQSLPKCERLPLPSFLLLPFQRITRLRMLLQNILRQTEEGSSRQENAQKALGAVSKIIERCSAEVGRMKQTEELIRLTQRLRFHKVKALPLVSWSRRLELQGELTELGCRRGGVLFTSRPRFTPLCLLLFSDLLLITQPKSGQRLQVLDYAHRSLVQAQQVPDPSGPPTFRLSLLSNHQGRPTHRLLQASSLSDMQRWLGAFPTPGPLPCAPDTIYEDCDCSQELCSELSAPSKTEGRSQESKAAPKHLHKSPEGWLKGLPGAFPAQLVCEVTGEHERRKHLRQHQRLLQAAGPSLGTPSAPPP